The Spirosoma sp. SC4-14 DNA window CGTAGTAGCAGTTCTCCCTTTATCAGATGATGCTCAGTGAGTATGCTAGCGAACAATGACCAGTTGCTTTCATCAAGCTGGCTTATTTCTCTGAGAGCGTCGAGCATGATAAACTTGTTGTAAAAAGGGTGTAGTTAGGGGTAGTTCTACTGAAATTAGTACAAGTGGTTTTGCTGACAAGATAGTTAACCGTTAATAGCCGCTCTGAAAAATACTGAAAATAGACCAGAATCAGGGCTAATTCGATATGAATACAAGAAAACGATCACTGGCGATTAGCTGCGACGTTATCATTATTCTTGTCATTATGTCATGAATTGTTGTAATTGACAGGTACGATCCAAACACCAGTGAATATAAGCCTTCATCTCTTCGACCTTATTGTTATCCTGGGCATTGCGCAGGGATTGCTGTATGGTATCCTGTTGCTGATGAAGTATGGGCGTTATCCCAGCAAACAGTTGCTGGCTTTTTTGCTGTTTGTTTTCTGTATTCTTAGCGCCAAAATCCTATTGCATACGCTGGGGTTATGGCAAAATCCGCATCTGCGTTATTTTCCGCTGGCTTTCGATCTCACCATACAGCCGCTGCTTTACCTCTATGTGATCTCACTGACTCAACGGAACTTCGCGTTTAAGCGGGTACAGCTACTTCATTTTGTACCTACGCTGCTTTTCATGCTTCATGCCGTGCTGGTTTACAGTCGGACTCAGACGACGGATAATCTGGCACTAAAGGATCAACTCGCTGAAACGCTTTATTTCAATACGATTAAAACCGTTGAGGATGTATTATCGGTGCTGGCGGGCATTGCGTACGGAGTTCTAAGCTATCGTCGGCTGGTTCGTTACCGGCAATGGCTGTTTAATTCGATTTCCAATCCGGCTTACCCAACCTATAGGTGGCTGCGTACGATGCTGGTTATAATGGGTGGGGCCTTGCTGCTGCTTGGGGTGAATCTTTTTCTGGATACAGTTGGCTTCAACAGTCGCTATTTTTTTCACTGGCAGGTATTTTACGTGTATCTGGCCGCCAATGTGTATTACCTAGGCATTACCGGGTATCAGCAGCCACCGTTCGAGGTTGCGTTTGATGAATCGGTAGCCGATCCGTCGCCGAAACGTATGCTCGATACGCTGAAAGACGAGCAGATTCTGGACCTGAAAAATCGTATTGAAACCGCTATAGAGCAGGACCATGTTTTTTTAGACCCCGATCTTAACCTGAATAGTCTGGCTGGTCACCTGAATGCTTCACCGGGCGTTGTATCGGCGGTGATCAACAGCGAATTTGAGAAAAGCTTCCGTAGGCTGATTAACGAACGGCGCGTTGACGAGGTAAAACGTCGGCTGACCGATCCTGCCTATAAACATTTGTCGATACTGGGCATTGCGCTGGAAACGGGTTTTAATTCGGAAGCCAGCTTTTACCGGATTTTCAAATCCGTAACTGGGCTGTCGCCCCGGCAATACACGGCCCAAAATACTCCTAAAACCGCTAATGAGAACTCTCAAAAGCTAAAATGAGAGGTTTGCCGGCTGGCTACATGCGTGTTTTGCTACGACAATTTTTCGTTCAACGCAAATCATCATCGTCATGCATCAGGTGCGCTTCGCTCTATTTCTGGTCATTATTTCGCTATCCACCGTATCAGCCCAATTGCAGGAGCCGGTTCAAAAGAAAGGTTCTTATCTGTTAAAAACTCAATGGGATCAGTTTGGTCCCTATGCCTGTTACACGCCCGACAACCATGTGCTGGGTTGCTGGAGTACGGCGCTAGCCCAGATTTTTTATTATCATCGGCTTCGGCCCACAGGCGTAGTTTCGTATCAATGTTCAAAAGGGTATCGAATTGAAGATACGCTGGCGAATCATGCTGTAACCTGGGATCAGTTTGCAACGCGTATTGAGCCGACTACTTCCGAACTTGCCCGGAACAATGTGGCCCGGTTTTCGTACATGACCGCCGAAGTGATTCGCAAAGATTTCGGGACGAGCCAGTATCTGGAAATGGTAAACCCTGTGGGGCAAATCAATGCGTATTTCCCTTGTCAGGCCGAGTTTTATGTATCGTTCACCGAGCCTATTCCGATACCGAAAGCCCAGCTAGACGCCATCGCCCGAAAAGAAAACATCCAGCATGTGCTGCAACGCGACGAGGTAATGGATCTGATTCGGCGCGAAATTGATGCGAAACGACCCGTGTATTTTCATTTTGGGAATTTTACTGACTACGGCCATTCAACAGTTATTGATGGCTATCGGGCTGAGGCCGACACGTTTTGGGCGCATATCAACTACGGTTCTGGTGGAAAGCGTAGCGGCTGGTACGATCTGTTTAAACCCATTGATGTCGCCGACGACATAAAACTCCACGCTTTTATCACCGTCAACCCGAATTAAGTAGTTACTGGTCATTAGCCGTTTGCTCGTCTAATGACTAATGGCAAACTTGGAGGGCAACTCATTTATCCGCAACTTGCTTTTTTATTGCCGATTCGCTGATTTTCATGAAAACAATCGCCCTCTTTTTAGCCCCGCTGCTGCTGAGTTTCCTGTTCACAACCAATCTCGCCGAAGTTACCAGCCAGTCACGAACTACAGTTTCGCCCCAAGCGGCCAAACCGCTCATGACGGGCGCTGATCAGGTATCGGCTTATTTACCGTATCTGAAAGGAAAACGGATTGGTATGGTGGTGAATCAGACTTCGATCATTGGCAATAAACCGAGCGTTGATAGTTTGCTGAGTTTGGGCGTAAATATTGTTCGAATCTTCGGACCCGAACACGGCTTTCGCGGCAATGCCAGTAACGGAGCCAAAGTAGACGATGCTGTCGATTCGAAAACTGGTATTCCAATTATTTCGCTGTACGGCAAGAACAAAAAGCCCTCGCAGGAACAACTAGCTGATATTGACCTGATGGTGTTCGATATTCAGGATGTGGGTTGTCGGTTTTATACCTACATCAACACGCTCAACCATGTAATGGAAGCCTGTGCCGAGCACAAAAAAGAGCTGATGATTCTGGACCGGCCCAATCCAAACGGGTTCATCATCGACGGGCCTATTCTGGAGAAACACCTCTATTCGGGTATTGGTATGCATCCCATTCCCATCACGCACGGCTGCACTATCGGCGAATTTGCGCAGATGATCAACGGTGAAGGCTGGGGTGGGCTGCCGGGTAAAAATCTATGTAAGCTCAAGATCATCAAGGTGGCTAATTACACCCACGATACGCCCTATACATTGCCCGTTATGCCATCGCCCAACCTCAATACCCAGCAGTCGATTATGCTTTATCCCAGCACCTGCTGGTTCGAAGGAACGATCATCAGTCAGGGACGGGGTACCTATATGCCATTCACCGTTTTGGGAGCACCGGCTCTGAAAGGTATTTATTCGTTTTCGTTTAAGCCAGTCAGTATCAAAGGGATGAGCGAGACACCACTGCATCAGGATACCGAATGTTATGGACTTGACCTACGGAACTACGACACCAATATTTTTCGAAAAACGCGCCAGCTTAACCTTCAGTGGCTGATCGAGTTATACAAAGCGTACCCCAACAAAGCTCAGTTCTTCGATACAAACTATAGTAATCAGATTGGCAATTTCAACTTCCGCAGCGGCAACGAGGCCCTTAAAAAACAAATTATGGCGGGCGTTTCGGAAAAAGAAATCCGCAAAAGCTGGGAGCCGGGTCTGTCGGCCTATAAACAGATGCGGAAGAAGTATCTGCTCTATCCGTGATTTTTTCGATAGGATTGACAGGATCAAATACGCTTGAATCAAACCAAACGGACCCTGTCAATCCTGTCGAAAAAAAATTAATGATTCACTAGTTTCATTGCTCCTTCGCTGTAGCGGGCACCGGTATTCGGATAGCGGGCAACCAGTTTATCGATGGCGTTTAAATCGCTGGCTGATAATGTCAGATCGATAGCAGCCGCATTTTCTTCCAGATATTTCCGCTTTTTGGTGCCGGGAATGGGAATCATGTCGTCGCCCTGGGCCAACACCCAGGCCAGTGCAAGTTGGGCCGGGGTTGCGCCTTTCTCCTGAGCTAAAGTTGCAAATGCCTG harbors:
- a CDS encoding helix-turn-helix domain-containing protein; the protein is MNISLHLFDLIVILGIAQGLLYGILLLMKYGRYPSKQLLAFLLFVFCILSAKILLHTLGLWQNPHLRYFPLAFDLTIQPLLYLYVISLTQRNFAFKRVQLLHFVPTLLFMLHAVLVYSRTQTTDNLALKDQLAETLYFNTIKTVEDVLSVLAGIAYGVLSYRRLVRYRQWLFNSISNPAYPTYRWLRTMLVIMGGALLLLGVNLFLDTVGFNSRYFFHWQVFYVYLAANVYYLGITGYQQPPFEVAFDESVADPSPKRMLDTLKDEQILDLKNRIETAIEQDHVFLDPDLNLNSLAGHLNASPGVVSAVINSEFEKSFRRLINERRVDEVKRRLTDPAYKHLSILGIALETGFNSEASFYRIFKSVTGLSPRQYTAQNTPKTANENSQKLK
- a CDS encoding C10 family peptidase; its protein translation is MHQVRFALFLVIISLSTVSAQLQEPVQKKGSYLLKTQWDQFGPYACYTPDNHVLGCWSTALAQIFYYHRLRPTGVVSYQCSKGYRIEDTLANHAVTWDQFATRIEPTTSELARNNVARFSYMTAEVIRKDFGTSQYLEMVNPVGQINAYFPCQAEFYVSFTEPIPIPKAQLDAIARKENIQHVLQRDEVMDLIRREIDAKRPVYFHFGNFTDYGHSTVIDGYRAEADTFWAHINYGSGGKRSGWYDLFKPIDVADDIKLHAFITVNPN
- a CDS encoding DUF1343 domain-containing protein, with translation MKTIALFLAPLLLSFLFTTNLAEVTSQSRTTVSPQAAKPLMTGADQVSAYLPYLKGKRIGMVVNQTSIIGNKPSVDSLLSLGVNIVRIFGPEHGFRGNASNGAKVDDAVDSKTGIPIISLYGKNKKPSQEQLADIDLMVFDIQDVGCRFYTYINTLNHVMEACAEHKKELMILDRPNPNGFIIDGPILEKHLYSGIGMHPIPITHGCTIGEFAQMINGEGWGGLPGKNLCKLKIIKVANYTHDTPYTLPVMPSPNLNTQQSIMLYPSTCWFEGTIISQGRGTYMPFTVLGAPALKGIYSFSFKPVSIKGMSETPLHQDTECYGLDLRNYDTNIFRKTRQLNLQWLIELYKAYPNKAQFFDTNYSNQIGNFNFRSGNEALKKQIMAGVSEKEIRKSWEPGLSAYKQMRKKYLLYP